From Cellulophaga lytica DSM 7489, a single genomic window includes:
- a CDS encoding nucleoside deaminase — translation MSDDKFMQEAVNAALKGMQNNEGGPFGCVIVKDGKIIGKGNNKVTSTNDPTAHAEVTAIRDACKNLNSFQLDGCIIYTSCEPCPMCLGAIYWARPEKVYYGSSQADAANIGFDDEFIYKEIPLPYNERSIPFEQLSPEIAIKPFQEWTKKEDKTEY, via the coding sequence ATGAGTGATGACAAGTTTATGCAAGAAGCTGTAAATGCAGCTTTAAAAGGAATGCAAAACAATGAAGGCGGGCCATTTGGTTGCGTTATAGTAAAAGACGGTAAAATTATAGGCAAAGGAAATAATAAAGTAACATCTACTAACGACCCAACTGCACATGCAGAGGTTACAGCAATTAGAGATGCGTGTAAAAACCTAAACTCTTTTCAGTTAGATGGTTGTATAATTTACACCTCTTGTGAGCCTTGCCCTATGTGTTTAGGAGCTATTTACTGGGCAAGACCAGAAAAAGTATACTATGGTAGTAGCCAAGCAGACGCTGCTAATATTGGTTTTGATGACGAGTTTATTTATAAAGAAATTCCGCTACCTTACAATGAAAGAAGTATACCTTTTGAGCAATTGTCTCCTGAAATTGCAATAAAGCCTTTTCAAGAATGGACTAAAAAAGAAGATAAAACAGAGTACTAA
- a CDS encoding peptidase domain-containing ABC transporter, with the protein MPNKTLTPWKRFLGLLQLERKDILQIGYYAVFEGIVALSLPIGIQTIINLLQGAQVSASWVVLIVLVTIGVAFSGVLKLMQIRIIETIQQRIFTRASFELSYRFPKIKMVELRNLHFPELANRFFDTLTIQKGLSKILIDVPSALLQIIFALILLSFYHPFFILFGILLVLLAYVVFKYTSQKGLDTSLNESKNKYRVAHWLQEISRSVISFKLSGKTSLALEKTDYLVDNYLKSRESHFSILKVQFLQMIGFKVIVTAGLLSIGGFLVLDQRMNIGQFVAAEIIILLVINSVEKLILGLESFYDVLTSIEKLGQIVDKPLEPQTGEIINEKDDFTLELNNISYTVGERNKTILKDISFTVNPKDRVLVTGESGSGKSTLLQLMAGLVLPTSGYLHVNDLAISGLLINNYRANLGMSLFEETTFEGSIRENVTFGNEEISDEAIYTTFQHLGLIDFLKQQTLGLNTILIPEGKQIAYTTTKKLVLARAIVKQPKVLILENPLDLFEEQEANQIIDYLSLKTHPWSLIIVSNNKSWEKKCNKKITLKNGVIISSKS; encoded by the coding sequence ATGCCAAATAAAACTTTAACACCTTGGAAACGATTTTTAGGGCTATTGCAGTTAGAGCGTAAAGATATATTACAAATTGGTTATTATGCTGTTTTTGAAGGTATAGTAGCCCTTAGTTTACCTATTGGTATACAAACCATTATAAATTTACTACAAGGCGCCCAAGTATCTGCTTCTTGGGTAGTTTTAATTGTTTTAGTTACTATAGGAGTTGCCTTTTCTGGTGTTTTAAAACTAATGCAAATAAGAATTATAGAAACCATACAACAACGAATTTTTACACGTGCCTCGTTTGAGTTAAGCTATCGTTTTCCTAAAATAAAAATGGTAGAATTAAGAAATTTGCATTTTCCTGAATTGGCAAATAGGTTTTTTGATACCCTAACAATACAAAAAGGATTATCTAAAATTTTAATAGATGTTCCCTCTGCCCTTTTACAAATAATTTTTGCTTTAATTTTACTTTCCTTTTATCATCCGTTCTTTATTCTATTTGGAATATTGTTGGTTCTTTTAGCGTATGTTGTTTTTAAATACACTTCTCAAAAAGGTTTAGACACTAGTTTAAATGAATCTAAAAATAAGTACAGAGTTGCCCACTGGTTACAAGAAATTTCTAGATCTGTAATTAGTTTTAAACTATCCGGAAAAACATCATTAGCTCTAGAAAAAACAGATTACCTAGTAGATAACTATTTAAAATCTAGAGAAAGTCACTTTTCTATTTTAAAGGTGCAATTTTTACAAATGATAGGGTTCAAAGTTATAGTTACAGCTGGCTTACTATCTATTGGAGGTTTTTTAGTACTAGACCAACGTATGAATATTGGTCAGTTTGTTGCTGCTGAAATTATAATTTTACTTGTTATTAATTCTGTTGAAAAATTGATATTAGGCTTAGAGTCTTTTTACGATGTTTTAACTTCTATTGAAAAACTTGGTCAAATTGTAGACAAACCTTTGGAACCACAAACAGGTGAAATTATTAATGAAAAGGATGATTTTACCTTAGAATTAAATAACATATCATATACCGTAGGGGAAAGAAATAAAACAATTTTAAAAGACATATCTTTTACTGTTAATCCTAAAGATAGAGTTTTAGTTACTGGTGAAAGTGGATCTGGAAAGTCTACTTTATTACAATTAATGGCTGGTCTTGTGTTACCTACAAGTGGCTATTTGCACGTGAACGATTTGGCTATTAGCGGTTTACTTATAAACAACTACAGAGCAAACTTAGGAATGTCTTTATTTGAAGAAACTACTTTTGAAGGTAGTATTAGGGAAAATGTAACCTTTGGAAACGAAGAAATTAGTGATGAAGCTATATACACAACCTTTCAGCACTTAGGACTAATAGATTTTTTAAAGCAACAAACTCTAGGTTTAAATACAATATTAATTCCAGAAGGCAAACAAATTGCCTATACAACAACTAAAAAATTGGTTTTAGCTAGAGCTATAGTTAAACAACCCAAGGTACTAATTTTAGAAAATCCATTAGATTTATTTGAAGAACAAGAAGCAAACCAAATTATAGATTATTTATCGCTAAAAACGCACCCTTGGAGTTTAATAATTGTTAGTAATAATAAAAGTTGGGAAAAGAAATGTAATAAGAAAATAACATTAAAAAATGGTGTTATAATCTCTTCTAAATCATAA
- a CDS encoding DUF421 domain-containing protein, with amino-acid sequence MENWLFASGEIIGKVILSILAIFTIVIVITRISGLRTFAKMSSFDFASTIAIGSILASIVLNSSQSITKGAIALGGIILFQSVFSYCKRNFEWFNNLFTNKPMLLMDNGEFILNNLRKTNVDAKDVYAKLREANVKDKSEVLAVILESTGDISVLHKSKDVELSKDILTGVKK; translated from the coding sequence ATGGAAAATTGGTTGTTTGCCTCAGGTGAAATTATAGGAAAAGTTATACTAAGTATTTTAGCAATTTTTACAATAGTTATTGTAATTACTAGAATATCTGGCTTACGTACTTTTGCCAAAATGTCTAGTTTTGACTTTGCATCTACCATTGCAATAGGCTCTATATTAGCGTCTATAGTTTTAAATTCTAGCCAATCTATTACTAAAGGTGCAATAGCTTTAGGTGGTATTATATTATTTCAATCTGTTTTTTCATATTGCAAACGCAATTTTGAATGGTTTAATAATTTGTTTACCAATAAACCAATGTTATTAATGGATAATGGGGAATTTATACTTAACAATTTAAGAAAAACAAATGTAGATGCTAAAGATGTCTATGCTAAGCTTAGAGAAGCTAATGTAAAAGATAAAAGCGAAGTTTTAGCCGTAATATTAGAAAGCACCGGAGATATATCTGTACTACATAAAAGTAAAGATGTTGAGCTGTCTAAAGATATTTTAACGGGTGTTAAAAAGTAA
- a CDS encoding TetR/AcrR family transcriptional regulator, giving the protein MKKLLSNIKIEIPEGIYLKDPESSTLGKKIIEHSITLLEEIGFEDFTFKKLGKNIGSNESSIYRYFESKHKLLMYLTAWYWGWIEYQLVIETYSISNTKEKLKKAIEVVTKTTEQDNKYSHINEELLYTIIINENSKAYYTKGVDQDNKEGFFMPYKRTVQRIAEIIAAYNPNYNYALSFASSLVEGALHQHFLKLHFKSITNCNSKITPTDFYTDLTFKTLTNAK; this is encoded by the coding sequence ATGAAAAAATTACTATCAAATATTAAAATAGAAATACCTGAAGGAATCTATTTAAAAGACCCGGAATCATCTACACTAGGGAAAAAAATTATTGAACACAGTATTACGCTTTTAGAAGAAATTGGTTTTGAAGATTTTACATTTAAAAAACTAGGTAAAAATATTGGTTCTAATGAAAGTTCTATATATAGATATTTTGAGAGTAAACATAAACTATTGATGTATTTAACTGCTTGGTACTGGGGTTGGATAGAGTACCAATTGGTTATAGAAACGTACAGCATTAGCAATACTAAAGAAAAATTAAAAAAAGCAATAGAGGTGGTTACCAAAACTACTGAGCAAGATAATAAGTATAGTCATATTAACGAAGAGTTGTTATATACCATTATTATTAATGAAAACTCTAAAGCATATTACACCAAAGGTGTAGACCAAGATAATAAAGAAGGTTTTTTTATGCCTTATAAACGTACTGTACAACGTATAGCAGAAATAATAGCAGCTTATAACCCTAATTACAACTACGCTTTAAGTTTTGCTAGTAGTTTGGTAGAAGGTGCGTTACACCAGCATTTTTTAAAGCTACATTTTAAGTCTATTACCAACTGTAATAGCAAAATTACACCAACAGATTTTTATACAGACTTAACTTTTAAAACACTAACAAATGCCAAATAA
- a CDS encoding HlyD family secretion protein → MLNISENQVAKNIDLSNYRSGKEIFNKEYHKGFKNFLKFFSIFLLLILFLPWTQNITSQGNVTTLKPNQRPQTLQSQIPGRVEQWYVQEGNFVKKGDTILRISEVKSDYFDENLAQRTNDQLTAKASSVVAYKNKTDALKNQIKALEQERVLKLEQAKNKVAQTALKVTSDSIDLEAIKIKADIANTQYQRAIALQAEGIKAVKDVEEKQSKLQEVNAKLTSQQNKLLSTKQDLVNSKLAIATLRATYADKIAKAQSSLYTAESSGLDTEAQVSKLETSLANYKKRSSLLYITAPQAGYINKTIKAGLGETFKEGEPLVHIMPANYDLAVEMYVSPIDLPLIHIGEDVRVQFDGWPAIVFSGWPNVSYGTYGAKIVAIENFISTNGKYRVLLKPNAEDAPWPEAIRVGSGAKTIALLENVPIWFEIWRQINSFPPNYYTPKTSTSDKK, encoded by the coding sequence ATGCTAAATATATCTGAAAATCAAGTAGCTAAAAATATAGACTTATCTAACTATAGGTCTGGAAAAGAAATATTTAATAAAGAGTATCACAAAGGTTTTAAAAATTTTCTTAAATTTTTTAGTATCTTTTTGTTGCTAATTTTGTTTTTACCGTGGACACAAAATATCACAAGTCAAGGTAATGTTACTACGCTTAAGCCTAACCAAAGACCACAAACACTGCAATCTCAGATTCCAGGTCGTGTAGAACAATGGTATGTACAAGAAGGTAATTTTGTGAAAAAGGGAGATACTATTTTACGTATATCTGAAGTTAAAAGTGATTATTTTGATGAAAACCTTGCACAAAGAACTAATGACCAGTTAACTGCTAAGGCTTCTTCTGTTGTAGCTTACAAAAACAAAACTGATGCTTTAAAAAACCAAATTAAAGCCCTAGAGCAAGAACGTGTTTTAAAACTAGAGCAAGCTAAAAACAAAGTAGCGCAAACGGCTTTAAAAGTAACTAGTGACAGTATAGATTTAGAAGCTATTAAAATTAAGGCAGATATTGCAAATACTCAATACCAGCGTGCAATTGCTTTACAGGCAGAAGGTATAAAAGCTGTAAAGGATGTAGAAGAAAAGCAATCTAAATTGCAAGAAGTTAATGCTAAGCTAACCTCACAACAAAACAAGTTACTAAGTACTAAGCAAGACTTGGTAAATAGTAAACTTGCTATTGCTACATTAAGGGCCACTTATGCAGATAAAATAGCAAAAGCACAAAGTAGTTTATATACTGCAGAATCTAGTGGTTTAGACACTGAAGCACAAGTATCTAAACTAGAAACCAGTTTAGCTAATTACAAAAAAAGAAGTAGTTTGTTATACATTACAGCTCCGCAAGCTGGTTATATTAATAAAACAATTAAGGCTGGTTTAGGAGAAACTTTTAAAGAAGGAGAGCCTTTGGTGCATATTATGCCTGCTAATTATGATTTGGCTGTAGAAATGTATGTTAGCCCAATAGATTTGCCTTTAATACATATTGGTGAAGATGTACGTGTACAGTTTGATGGTTGGCCAGCAATTGTATTTAGTGGTTGGCCAAACGTATCATACGGTACCTACGGAGCAAAAATAGTAGCAATAGAAAACTTTATAAGTACAAATGGAAAATATAGAGTGTTATTAAAGCCAAATGCAGAAGATGCTCCTTGGCCAGAGGCTATACGTGTTGGTTCTGGTGCCAAAACAATTGCACTATTAGAAAATGTCCCTATTTGGTTTGAAATTTGGAGACAAATAAACAGTTTCCCTCCAAATTATTACACTCCTAAAACATCAACTTCTGATAAAAAATAA
- a CDS encoding acyl-CoA desaturase, whose product MAIVIFVLVLWYGGLFFQSFFLHRYAAHQVFTMSKTTERITFVLTWIFQGSSYLSAYGYGVMHRMHHAYTDTEKDPHSPAYDDNLFSMMWRTKTVYQDINKERIAVDKRFTKNVPQWKSFDAFASSRFSRLLWITLYILFFVYFTTAAWQWALLPITFLMAPIHGVIINWFGHIYGYVNFKMKNTSKNLFRFDFLMMGEGYHNNHHKYASRANFGVKWYEVDVTYVIIKILNAFGIIRLKPVAVAQK is encoded by the coding sequence ATGGCTATAGTCATTTTTGTTTTGGTATTATGGTATGGAGGTCTGTTTTTTCAGTCGTTCTTTTTACACCGTTATGCCGCACACCAAGTATTTACAATGTCTAAAACTACAGAGCGTATTACCTTTGTACTTACCTGGATTTTTCAAGGGTCTAGTTACTTAAGCGCATATGGTTATGGTGTTATGCACCGTATGCACCACGCGTATACAGACACAGAAAAAGACCCGCACTCCCCTGCTTATGACGACAATTTGTTTTCTATGATGTGGCGCACAAAAACGGTTTACCAAGACATTAATAAAGAGCGTATTGCAGTAGACAAACGGTTTACTAAAAACGTACCACAATGGAAATCTTTTGATGCATTTGCAAGCTCTAGATTCTCTAGATTACTTTGGATTACATTATACATTTTATTTTTTGTTTACTTTACTACAGCCGCTTGGCAATGGGCTTTGTTGCCAATTACATTTTTAATGGCACCAATACATGGCGTTATTATAAACTGGTTTGGACATATTTATGGCTATGTAAATTTTAAAATGAAAAACACGAGTAAAAACCTTTTTAGATTCGATTTTTTAATGATGGGAGAAGGTTACCATAACAACCACCATAAGTATGCAAGTAGAGCTAATTTTGGTGTAAAATGGTACGAGGTAGATGTTACTTACGTTATTATTAAAATACTTAATGCCTTTGGTATTATAAGGCTTAAACCTGTTGCCGTTGCGCAAAAATAA
- a CDS encoding cold-shock protein — protein sequence MSKGTVKFFNDTKGFGFITEEGVEKDHFVHISGLVDEIREGDVVEYDLQEGNKGLNAVNVKVI from the coding sequence ATGAGTAAAGGAACAGTAAAGTTTTTCAACGACACAAAAGGATTCGGATTTATAACTGAAGAAGGAGTAGAGAAAGATCATTTTGTACACATTTCAGGATTAGTTGATGAAATCCGTGAAGGTGACGTAGTTGAATATGACTTACAAGAAGGAAACAAAGGATTAAATGCAGTAAACGTAAAAGTTATCTAA
- a CDS encoding Crp/Fnr family transcriptional regulator translates to MEQIKAYLDQIATISNEDWAFFTSKLQRREIPKKDIFLKVNEIENHISFIETGVVRLFIPKDNPEKEITFGFSFNNQFISAYDSFLTQQPSAYQLQALTKTTLLSITYNDLQEVYAKTQIGNFIGRLTAERLFLIKSKREQNLLNLTAEERYLKLFKERPELLKVIPLKYISSYIGITAQALSRIRKRL, encoded by the coding sequence TTGGAGCAGATAAAGGCATATTTAGATCAGATTGCAACAATTTCTAATGAAGATTGGGCGTTTTTTACCTCTAAATTACAACGTAGAGAAATTCCTAAAAAGGATATATTTTTAAAAGTAAACGAGATAGAAAATCATATTTCTTTTATAGAAACTGGTGTTGTGCGTTTGTTTATACCAAAAGACAACCCAGAAAAAGAAATTACGTTTGGGTTTAGTTTTAACAACCAATTTATTAGTGCATATGATTCCTTTTTAACTCAGCAGCCCTCTGCATACCAATTACAAGCGTTAACAAAAACAACACTTTTAAGCATAACTTATAACGATTTGCAAGAGGTTTACGCTAAAACACAAATTGGTAATTTTATAGGTAGGCTAACTGCAGAGCGTTTATTTTTAATAAAATCTAAACGAGAGCAAAACTTACTTAACCTAACCGCAGAAGAACGTTACTTAAAATTGTTTAAAGAAAGACCAGAACTTTTAAAGGTAATTCCGCTTAAGTACATAAGTTCTTACATTGGTATTACAGCACAGGCTCTAAGCCGTATAAGAAAGCGCCTATAA
- a CDS encoding DUF6515 family protein has product MKTLIKKYIIPVTLLVAITAQATAQRKRTANEKTVVKTTTTRTTVSKRVPSTKVTYKTPKKKVVSVRTIPNRTVIKHRGTNYYYANNKFYTQSRGRYIVIAPKVGFRIHVLPPNYKRVRFKNHNYYTAQGIFYVQVNNEYEVVEPEVGTVVYELPSDYEKVNLDGQTYYEYANVLYEKVQVNGTRAYEVVGIIDMD; this is encoded by the coding sequence ATGAAAACATTAATAAAAAAATACATCATACCTGTAACACTTTTAGTTGCAATAACAGCTCAGGCTACTGCACAAAGAAAACGTACAGCAAATGAGAAAACGGTAGTAAAAACTACAACCACAAGAACAACAGTAAGCAAAAGAGTACCAAGTACAAAAGTTACTTATAAAACTCCTAAAAAGAAAGTTGTATCTGTAAGAACAATTCCTAACAGAACCGTTATAAAACACAGAGGTACTAATTATTACTATGCTAATAATAAGTTTTATACACAGTCTAGAGGTAGGTATATTGTAATTGCTCCAAAAGTAGGGTTTAGAATACATGTATTACCACCAAACTATAAAAGAGTACGTTTTAAAAACCATAATTATTACACTGCACAAGGTATTTTTTATGTTCAGGTAAATAATGAATATGAGGTTGTAGAACCTGAGGTAGGTACTGTTGTATATGAGCTACCAAGTGATTATGAGAAAGTTAATTTAGACGGACAAACCTATTATGAGTATGCCAATGTACTATATGAAAAAGTACAGGTAAATGGTACTAGAGCTTATGAAGTAGTTGGTATTATAGATATGGATTAA